The genomic stretch caatggtgcatttcttgacgaACTACATCACTTGGTTTCGAATGTTGATGATGAGGCAGAGTTTGACTTCAATTGGAATAAGATGCTTCAAAATTGTTTTGGTGGTAAAGCCACTTCTGAATTTACTTGGCTTGTACAGATTCATCGTAATCGTACTCAATGGTCTTCTGCTTTGGTGAAATCACACTTCACTGCCGGTTTGAAGACCACACAGTTAAGCGAGTCGTTCAATGCCTTTCTTCGCCACTTTCTTCAGCCAGACCACTCACTTGTGcaattctttatccatttcaatGTTATGGTTGAGAAAATGCGAGATAATCATGCTGATTGTGATTTCAAGGCTGCCAATACTAGGCCAAGAAACAATTATCCCAACAGCCAACTCATGAGGTCCGTTGTCGCCAAGTATACTCCAGCAtcgtttgcattcattcacaagCAATATGATCTTTCTTTCAAATATTATTATGAGGAGGTCACGTCAAGAAGTTCAATTTCTAATAGAGTTTTCAAAGTGTTCACAATTCAACTTGTTCGTGATGCCGATGAGATGGATTTTGATAATGATGCCACTGCGAATGTTTATATGTCGGTCGAAGAAGTTCCAGAAAACTTTCTTCCTAATGATCAAGATCCTTTGTGACTTGATGAGAGGGTTGTTACTGTAGATATTGGGAACAAGATTTTTACTTGTACATGTCGGATGTTCGAGAACCGGGGATTCTTATGTCGCCATGTTTTCAAGATATTAGACTTCTTAGGGAGTTCTGTCCAATACCAGTCCTTGAAGTCCATACCTGACCACTACATATTGAAGCGTTGGACTAAAGGAATTCGTCCATCCCTTGATGCTTTAAAACCCATCAGTATTGGAGGTATTCAAGATACTACTTTTGCACAAAGATATCAACAAGCTTCTGGTGTTATGCTTCAGATTATAACCCGTGTTTGCATGGACCCTGATGCGTGCCAATTTTTCTTAATGCTGCAATTGAATGTGGGAAGCAAGCGGAAGAGTTGATTGTTGCTAAAGGTGTTTCCGGTCAACCTTCATCTTCCAGGTCTGCATCTTGCAAAGATACTAGTGTTGCTGAACCTGTTGTAGTTGAATCTAGTGGAAAAAAGTTCAAAAAGAGACCCAATCCAATCAGGGCTAAGAAACGGCTCAAAAGTGATTATGAGTTAGCTAGGGAGAGACAAAGATTCATCGCACAGcgtaagaaacaaaagaaagaagaagatgcTGCAAAATTAGCTTTAACAATCAACAATGTTGATtgattttcattatttctttccatttttttaGACTATTATATTTCAGTCTACTATTTCAAATTTTCATCATACTGTAAGCAGAATTTTTACTATTCCGTTTTAGTTACTGCAAATACATTAGTGACCGGAATGGATAATAAatgatattgtcataccccaatttttgacccatacATTTTGTTCCATTagatcatttgcatatcattcattcaGTCATTCACTAAGGCATGATTTCAAATGAACGACATT from Vicia villosa cultivar HV-30 ecotype Madison, WI linkage group LG4, Vvil1.0, whole genome shotgun sequence encodes the following:
- the LOC131597194 gene encoding uncharacterized protein LOC131597194; protein product: MFENRGFLCRHVFKILDFLGSSVQYQSLKSIPDHYILKRWTKGIRPSLDALKPISIGGIQDTTFAQRYQQASGVMLQIITRQAEELIVAKGVSGQPSSSRSASCKDTSVAEPVVVESSGKKFKKRPNPIRAKKRLKSDYELARERQRFIAQRKKQKKEEDAAKLALTINNVD